The nucleotide sequence AGGGCCTCTCCATGGTCGTCCCCGAGGGACAGATCGTCGCGCTGCTGGGAGCGAACGGCGCGGGGAAGAGCACCACCCTCAAAGCGATCTCCGGGCTCCTCAAGTCCGAGGAAGGGGAGGTCACCGACGGGGAGATCCTTTTCGCCGGAGAGAAGATCAACGGGAAGGACCCCGAGGAGATCGTCCGGAAGGGGATCTTCCAGGTGATCGAAGGGCGCCGTGTCTTCGAGGACCTGACGACCGAGGAGAACCTGAGGTGCGGGGCCTACACGCGGAAAGACCGGAAGAACGTCAAGGCGGACTACGAGCGGATCTACACGTACTTCCCGCGCCTGAAGGAGCGCCGCAAGGGTCTGGCGGGCTACCTGTCCGGCGGGGAGCAGCAGATGCTGGCGATCGGGCGGGCGCTGATGGCGCGGCCGAAGCTCATGCTCCTCGACGAGCCGTCGCTCGGGCTGTCGCCGTTGCTGGTCAAGGAGATCTTCGGCATCATCAAGGAGATCAACCAGAAAGAGAAGACGACGATCCTCCTGGTCGAGCAGAACGCCCGCGTGGCGCTTTCCATCTCCAGCTACGGCTACATCATGGAAAACGGCAAGGTGGTGCTCGACGGCGAAACGGAAAAGCTCGTCAACAACGAAGACGTCAAGGAGTTCTACCTCGGCATGAACGAGGTCGGCACCCGGAAGTCGTACCGCGAGATCAAGCATTACAAGCGCCGCAAACGCTGGCTCTCCTGAGGAGACGGGATGAACGACCGGAAGACG is from Candidatus Deferrimicrobium sp. and encodes:
- a CDS encoding ABC transporter ATP-binding protein, translating into MLKVNNIEVIYSDVILVLKGLSMVVPEGQIVALLGANGAGKSTTLKAISGLLKSEEGEVTDGEILFAGEKINGKDPEEIVRKGIFQVIEGRRVFEDLTTEENLRCGAYTRKDRKNVKADYERIYTYFPRLKERRKGLAGYLSGGEQQMLAIGRALMARPKLMLLDEPSLGLSPLLVKEIFGIIKEINQKEKTTILLVEQNARVALSISSYGYIMENGKVVLDGETEKLVNNEDVKEFYLGMNEVGTRKSYREIKHYKRRKRWLS